A segment of the Yersinia rochesterensis genome:
TGAGTTCATACTGTTTTCTCCTGTTAGATACCGTCAAAGGCTTTAAGCCGCTGTTGTTGCTCTTCACTCAAGGTGTACGCAAAATCTTCATGCTCAATCTGGTAAGTGCCAAAGCTCATCAGGAAGGCAATAGCCGGGTCTATCTTGTTGGCGGCTTTCTTCTTGTTCGGCTTGATATTGGCGTTGGCGTCGGTTTCCATCACAACGTTGCTCATCGCCCAAGCCAAGACTGGATCGCCGTTGTGCTGTATCACCTTGCGGTTAACGAATACCTCGGCAGACTTGGCTACCGGGCTAAATTTCATATAGGTCTGCGGGAACGGCTCGACATCCAGACCGGCACCCTGTAACTGTGTTCTAAGATGGGTAGCGTTCCACGTATCAAACCCTACCAACTTGATGCTGAACCGCTGACTGTCTGCCAACACATCATCACGGATGCGGTCGTAATCGATACAATCGCCCGGCGTGGTGCGTATCCAGCCACTTTTAACCCATTGCCGATATATGGCCCGGTTCTTATTGGCGGCATTATTCAACTGGGCTTCGGGGATATAGTGGCGGGTCAGCAGCAATACACGATTCTCAACCGGGAACGAGTAGCACACACTGGTAATATCGCTGGTTGATGACAGGTCTAACCCGGCGTAACACTCCAGCCCGACTAAATCATCCTCGCTGTAATCGGCTATACAGGCGTCCCATGCACCGGAACCCATCCACGGCGTCTCACCCTGACACCAGATATTAAAGCGCTTGGTCAGCATCTCAACCCATTGCGAGGGAATGCCCCGCGCCTTATTGATGGTGTCAGTCAGTGCCGTAACATCAACAGAAACACCCAGATTAGGGTTAGCCTTAATCCATTGTTCGGGCTGCTCAACTTCGCTTTCGTCGTCCAGTTCGTAGATCAGGGCAAACAACGATTCGTTTTGCTCTTCACCGGCCAATATCTGGCAACAATAATCATAATGTTGCTTACAGGCTGAAACCACGTTGCTACCCGCCGTGGTGATGGCAAAGAGTATCCCTTCTGGCCGGGCACCCATTCCCAACTCAAGCGCCGAATAAACGGCGTTATCCGGATGAAGATGGTACTCATCCACCACCGCCAGACTGGGGTTCGTCCCTTCAATGGTCGAGGCTTTAGAGGCCAGAGGCTTTAACAGGCTGTTAGTCTTGGCATAAATCAGTTTGTGCTGCTGAATAGTGAGACGCTTTCGTAAGGGCTTTGAGATAAGGCTCATCTGACGGGCATCATCAAATACGATACGGGCCTGATCACGACTCACGGCGGCGGTATAGATATCTTGCTGGCCCGGCTCCATCACCAGAAACCAGTTAGCCAGAATAGCCGCTACCGTTGACTTGGCATTCTTGCGAGGTACCTGAATGTAAGCACTACGATACTTCCTGCGGCCTGTAGCTGCCACCTTGAACCCCAACAAACAGGCAAAGGCAAACTGTTGCCACGGCTCCAGCACGATAGGCTGACCCCGTAGAGGGCCTTTTACGTGAGGGCAGAGGTGAGAGAAGGCAATAAAGCGCTCTACAGTGGCCCCATCGAACGTATAAAGTGGGTTATTCAGGTCATTAAAGTACCGCTCAACGGCCTGTTTTAGCCGCATACAGGCCGGGATTTTGCCGCTTTGTACCTCCAGCGCGTACCGGTTATAGGCTGTCAAGGGCGTCTGCCTCATCAACTTCCACCGGATTACGGCGGCGAGATACTGGATCAAAGCCCATCAACGAGGACATTTTTATCATAATCTTCTCAGCGTCAGACTTGGCTTTCAACGCAGGGTTCGTGGTGGTCGCACCGCGAGAACCTTCAACCGAAAACCCCCGCGCCGCGAGGTCTGCCACGGCTCGACGGTACATTGAGTAGTTGAGGCAATACAATTCAAGGTTACGCCAATCAGCATCAATCAGATCGCCGCGCTCCATCAACTGCCTTGCCCTTGCCTTCCACTCTGCGGTAGCAATCTCATCTAAATAAGTGGGGGCTTTGGGTGGTCTAGCCATAAATTACTGTTTCCTGTGCCTTTACTGCTACGAAAAAAAGTGCCGCGCGTAAAAATTTGAGGAGGCGGGTGGTGCCAGCGGTCTTGGGCTTTGTCCTCAAACCTCCCCCACCCCTTGCCCTGCGCCTCGTCACCGGTTTCGGAACGCATCCATTAGCTCACGGTCACGCTTCGTCATACGCTTGCCTGTGGCTTGCTTAGACGCCTTGCTATGGCTCTGTATAAAACCATCGCGACTACGCTGTAACTCGTTGATTAATCGCTGCATCTCTTCTTCACGCATTTTTGTTGTACTCATGTATCCAATCATTGCGGTGCTTGGCGGCCTCCTCTTGCTCATGGAACTTACCCGCTTTGCGCTGCTGCTTTGTCACAGGGTCTTGCGTAGTGGTCTTACGACTGTGGCAACTGACACACAAACCTTGATGATTACTCTCCGGCCAGAACAGAACATCTTCACCACCATCAATCGGGATAATGTGATCGACTATCTTGGCGGGGGTATAGATGCCTTGCTTCTCACAGCGGACACAAAGCGGGTGAGCCTTGAGATACATCAGGCGGTACTTATCCCATCTGGGCGTATAGCCACGTTCACGACGAGAACCACGTTGCGAATCCTGTTGCACTCTGGCTTCCCGCTTATGTTCAGCACAACGGCCAGCTTTCACACGTGCGCGACATCCGGGATAGCTACAACGTTTCAATGGATGGACTGGCATCAGTACACCCCCGGATCGCGATAAGTACTCCACAATGCAGAAATGGTCAGTGGCACCTCTTTAGCCTCAACCTCACTGACCATCGTCCGGCCGTCATACAATTGAGATACATACATCAGGCACCCCACACGAATAGCAGGATTGAACTCCAGACCGGCATCAAACCGTTTACCGATATGCTGCTGACAGACCTCCATCGCGGCATCGATATAAATCTGAATAAGTGAATCTTCATAATCACCATCAACACGACAATGTAGCTTTGCCTCATCCAGCGTTATCATTGGCTCACACCTCCCTTACACAGCAGCTCTAACCGGGTGGCTTTCTCATCGGGTATCACTGCGGTAATGTCATAATTCATGGGCTTGCCACCCCTGACGGTAAAGCGAATGCGGTTCGCAGAACTCACGTCAGCCCGGTAACGCATCCAGATCCGAATAGTGATTTCTGACATTTCCGCACCAGAGGCTATCAACTCACGGCCACTGATTGCTTTCACTTCGGCCCAGACTGTGGCGACATCGTTCCATTGCTTTAATGGCTGACCGGACGGTAGCTGAGTCGTGGTAAACGTCTGTATCGTCACTTTGTGTCGTAAGCCGCCAGCTCTCATAGGTCGTCCTTAGCATCGTCGGATTTCACCTGTACAGTCTGTTTCCATGCCTGACTGAATTCCTCACCACCGGCATACGCTGGCATCCCCTCACGCTCACGCGCTTCATTCGGAGACATCACGCCTGATTTAATGGCGGTTTCGTAACTGCGGAAACGTTCTTGAGGATTGGCCCGTAGCAAGTCGGCAGTGTCAAACTCCACCTGATAGCGAACCTGAACCGGGTGACTGGCCACCAGAAGAGAGGCTTTAACCTGTTGCTCAAAATTTGTTAGCCAGGGGCGCAAGGTCTGAGACAGAAAAGCGCGACTCGCCTCGCTGAAATTGCTGTAGGTGCTGTTGGAATACTCTTGCAGGAATATCGGGCTGATATTGAATATCCGGGCAATGTCTTCAATGGTGAAGCGACGAGAGGCCAACCACTCAGCATCCTGATTGCTCATGCCTAACTGCTCGTACTTCATGCCGCCTTCGATAATCGGCGTTTTACCGGCATTGCGTGCGCCTTTGTAACGCTCCAGTGCTTCCAGTGCCTTAGCGCCTTTTGGCCCGTCTAACCAGTCACCGGTTGTCAATACGCCGGAAGCCATCAGGCCGTTATTCATCACCGACGAGCCATGACGTTGTTGAGCCAGTCCAAGTCCAACAGTTTCACGACAGACAGTGATCGGAGAACGCCCAAGGAAACCATCTTCAGTAGCATGTCGCAGGTGTAAGATTTCTTCCTGAAGGTACGTTTTTACCGTTCCGTCCGGGTGTGTAATGGTGTAGGCGAATCGGTGATTGCTCAGGCGCTTGGGTACCACGGCACGAGGTGGGTAAGAATGCAGTGATTGCGGCTTGCCATCCTTACCCCATTCGATAACCGCATAAGCGTTACCATTCAGCAGACAATGACGCATCATCGTGCGCTTGAACTGGTAAGGGGTCTGGCAATCATTCGGGTATTCATTCAGCAGGTAATCAACCGGATGCTCCGATAACCATTCTCTTTTATCATTCTGAACTCTGTACAGGTAACACGGCATCGAGGCCACCGCTTCGCTGATAACGGTCACAGCATTCATAACCGCCGGCAGAGATTCAGCAGTAGCAGCAGACACATGTTCACCGGCCCCCGTATTGGGGATGCCAGCCAGCGCCATAAACTCATCAATGGTCATTGAACGGCTTTCGGTCTTGCGTTTGAACGGCCACATATCACAACCCCGCCAGATAAGCCCAATGGGAACGCAGAGACAGATCCACCAGCTCCGGGTGTTGGGCTAACAGTGAACGCTTGGCTATCTGAACATCCGTTTCACGGTAGGCCGGTAAGCTGGTCACGGTGATTTCCCGTAGTTCAGCCGCCAACACAGTACGGATATAAGGCTGTTTGGTACTGTCCCACTGGTCTTTTAATGCCCTAAACCCGAATGACATGCCGGAAATGTCACCACGTTCAACCATGGTCAGCACATCACGGCCTAACTGGGTATCGGGTGGGGTCAATTCAAAACGCAGACCGGTAGCATCCTCACTCAATACGAGGGTGTTTGACTGGGTGCGGCCTAACAGCGCGGTATAGTCATGCTCAAACAAAGCGCGAACATCGGTACCAGCTGCAAGGCTGGCTTTAAAGGCATTTGGGGCAAACTGCTCTACAAACTCATCCCACAGCACCTCTGAGCGGCTATTCCATTTCACGGCATAACCCACTAACTTTTTATCGCTGGTGGATAAGCTGGCGGTGCGGATCTCAAAATCGGTATCTTTCATTGGTAAACTCCCTGATAAGAAAGGGGCCGTAGCCCCTGTTGCTTACTCTGCGATTTCGAGAACTTTAATCGCGTTGGAGTCCACCAGCCCACCCCCCAGATACTTATCAGTGTGAACCTTGTAGAAGCCCGGTTCGGTGATATTGTCAGGACGGGTGCGGGTGCCTGTTTCATGATCGACGATGAAATAGCCGCGCTT
Coding sequences within it:
- a CDS encoding terminase large subunit, translated to MTAYNRYALEVQSGKIPACMRLKQAVERYFNDLNNPLYTFDGATVERFIAFSHLCPHVKGPLRGQPIVLEPWQQFAFACLLGFKVAATGRRKYRSAYIQVPRKNAKSTVAAILANWFLVMEPGQQDIYTAAVSRDQARIVFDDARQMSLISKPLRKRLTIQQHKLIYAKTNSLLKPLASKASTIEGTNPSLAVVDEYHLHPDNAVYSALELGMGARPEGILFAITTAGSNVVSACKQHYDYCCQILAGEEQNESLFALIYELDDESEVEQPEQWIKANPNLGVSVDVTALTDTINKARGIPSQWVEMLTKRFNIWCQGETPWMGSGAWDACIADYSEDDLVGLECYAGLDLSSTSDITSVCYSFPVENRVLLLTRHYIPEAQLNNAANKNRAIYRQWVKSGWIRTTPGDCIDYDRIRDDVLADSQRFSIKLVGFDTWNATHLRTQLQGAGLDVEPFPQTYMKFSPVAKSAEVFVNRKVIQHNGDPVLAWAMSNVVMETDANANIKPNKKKAANKIDPAIAFLMSFGTYQIEHEDFAYTLSEEQQQRLKAFDGI
- a CDS encoding head-tail connector protein, with the translated sequence MITLDEAKLHCRVDGDYEDSLIQIYIDAAMEVCQQHIGKRFDAGLEFNPAIRVGCLMYVSQLYDGRTMVSEVEAKEVPLTISALWSTYRDPGVY
- a CDS encoding HNH endonuclease, which gives rise to MPVHPLKRCSYPGCRARVKAGRCAEHKREARVQQDSQRGSRRERGYTPRWDKYRLMYLKAHPLCVRCEKQGIYTPAKIVDHIIPIDGGEDVLFWPESNHQGLCVSCHSRKTTTQDPVTKQQRKAGKFHEQEEAAKHRNDWIHEYNKNA
- a CDS encoding phage portal protein, whose translation is MWPFKRKTESRSMTIDEFMALAGIPNTGAGEHVSAATAESLPAVMNAVTVISEAVASMPCYLYRVQNDKREWLSEHPVDYLLNEYPNDCQTPYQFKRTMMRHCLLNGNAYAVIEWGKDGKPQSLHSYPPRAVVPKRLSNHRFAYTITHPDGTVKTYLQEEILHLRHATEDGFLGRSPITVCRETVGLGLAQQRHGSSVMNNGLMASGVLTTGDWLDGPKGAKALEALERYKGARNAGKTPIIEGGMKYEQLGMSNQDAEWLASRRFTIEDIARIFNISPIFLQEYSNSTYSNFSEASRAFLSQTLRPWLTNFEQQVKASLLVASHPVQVRYQVEFDTADLLRANPQERFRSYETAIKSGVMSPNEAREREGMPAYAGGEEFSQAWKQTVQVKSDDAKDDL
- a CDS encoding HK97 family phage prohead protease, giving the protein MKDTDFEIRTASLSTSDKKLVGYAVKWNSRSEVLWDEFVEQFAPNAFKASLAAGTDVRALFEHDYTALLGRTQSNTLVLSEDATGLRFELTPPDTQLGRDVLTMVERGDISGMSFGFRALKDQWDSTKQPYIRTVLAAELREITVTSLPAYRETDVQIAKRSLLAQHPELVDLSLRSHWAYLAGL
- a CDS encoding phage terminase small subunit P27 family, whose protein sequence is MARPPKAPTYLDEIATAEWKARARQLMERGDLIDADWRNLELYCLNYSMYRRAVADLAARGFSVEGSRGATTTNPALKAKSDAEKIMIKMSSLMGFDPVSRRRNPVEVDEADALDSL
- a CDS encoding phage head closure protein — protein: MRAGGLRHKVTIQTFTTTQLPSGQPLKQWNDVATVWAEVKAISGRELIASGAEMSEITIRIWMRYRADVSSANRIRFTVRGGKPMNYDITAVIPDEKATRLELLCKGGVSQ